One window from the genome of Nicotiana sylvestris chromosome 9, ASM39365v2, whole genome shotgun sequence encodes:
- the LOC104228645 gene encoding uncharacterized CRM domain-containing protein At3g25440, chloroplastic-like — MVGRSLLTGTICKSQQLKHLFSNPFIFQPLLSHSLPQQRTSPFTAKCKVFLGRVAAGSHIRAQKWDLGWVYSGRVFCTFGKALESAAVVEESSGEGKIKRKKLKGKRQVVRWLKFFRWKKKKDFQRMTAENKILYKLSKARKKEERLLEALKKVEPKEKSEATHDPEILTPEEHFYFLKMGEKYKNYVPVGRRGIYQGVILNMHLHWKKHQTLKVVVKTFSREEVKEIAAELARLSGGIVLDIQDDNTIIMYRGKNYSQPPTEIMSPRSTLSRKKALDKSKYRDGLRAVRRYIPRLEQDLELLRLQAENKSGTPEDKHLLGSENSNHEDRSDLRTEASNKLKQMMIENDEQGESTTYSDIVSDSEDLSDIFETDSDEEDEDETEEPLYLDEFEKFHVHSNGEEQDFEEHLRQISSNSRKEKSVCKDADTPDLDEVDRMILQATSLLKKKKKKR; from the exons ATGGTGGGAAGAAGTTTGTTAACGGGGACTATCTGCAAATCACAGCAGCTCAAACATCTCTTTTCCAATCCCTTCATCTTTCAACCTCTCTTATCCCATTCCTTACCCCAACAAAGAACCAG TCCTTTTACTGCAAAATGCAAGGTTTTTCTTGGACGAGTCGCTGCTGGGTCACACATAAGAGCACAAAAATGGGATCTTGGATGGGTATATTCGGGTCGGGTTTTCTGTACGTTTGGCAAAGCTCTGGAATCAGCTGCTGTTGTTGAAGAGAGTTCTGGAGAAGGTAAAATCAAAAGGAAGAAATTGAAGGGAAAAAGACAGGTTGTAAGGTGGTTAAAGTTCTTCAggtggaagaagaagaaagatttcCAAAGAATGACTGCAGAAAACAAAATTCTTTACAAATTGAGCAAG GCACGGAAGAAAGAGGAAAGGCTTCTTGAAGCTCTTAAAAAAGTTGAGCCCAAGGAAAAGTCAGAAGCTACCCATGACCCGGAGATACTGACTCCAGAAGAACACTTTTACTTTCTGAAAATGGGAGAGAAGTACAAGAATTATGTGCCAGTTGGAAGACGTGGGATATACCAAGGTGTGATCCTTAACATGCACCTGCACTGGAAGAAGCACCAAACTCTAAAAGTGGTGGTCAAAACATTCTCTCGGGAGGAGGTTAAGGAAATTGCTGCAGAGCTTGCAAGATTAAGTGGTGGAATTGTTCTTGATATACAGGATGACAACACCATTATAATGTACAGGGGGAAGAATTACTCCCAACCTCCAACAGAAATAATGTCTCCAAGAAGTACTCTTTCTAGGAAAAAG GCCTTGGATAAATCAAAATATCGAGATGGCCTGAGAGCTGTCAGGAGATACATTCCGCGGCTTGAGCAGGATCTTGAGCTGCTTCGACTGCAGGCTGAAAATAAAAGTGGTACTCCTGAAGATAAACACTTGCTTGGCTCTGAGAATTCTAACCATGAAGATCGTTCAGACCTTCGAACTGAGGCATCAAATAAGCTCAAACAGATGATGATTGAAAATGATGAACAAGGTGAGTCCACAACATATTCCGATATCGTTTCAGATTCGGAAGATCTTTCGGATATTTTTGAAACGGACTCTGACGAAGAGGATGAAGACGAAACTGAAGAACCTCTTTATTTGGATGAGTTTGAAAAATTTCATGTACACAGCAACGGAGAAGAACAGGATTTTGAGGAGCATTTGCGTCAGATATCTTCCAACTCGAGGAAAGAGAAATCTGTGTGTAAAGATGCGGACACACCAGATCTTGATGAAGTTGATAGAATGATTCTGCAAGCCACATcacttttgaagaagaagaagaagaagagatga